Genomic segment of Myxococcus stipitatus:
GTCCCTCCCCTCCTCCACGTCTTCCACGACTTCCGCCGCGGCGCGTCGTCCTTCCGAGTCCAAGCCCACGCAGCAGGCGGAGGCGAAGAAGCCCGGCCTGCTCGAGCGGATGGGCGAGGGCGTGCGCCACGTCGCGAGCGAGGCGAACCGCCTGGTGGACCGCTTCGAGGCGAAGCTGCCCAAGCTGTCCCAGCTGGGCCTGCCCTCGCTCGGGGGCGCCCAGGACACGCCGTGGGCGGGCATCACCCTCACCGGCAAGCCGCTCCAGATTCCGCTCGGGAAGCTGCTGGATGTGAACCTGGACGACCTGCGCAAGGTGCTCGAGCGCGTCGTCCCGCCGAAAATCGACGACAAGCAGGGCAAGCAGCTGGCGGCGCAGACCCAGGGCTTCCGGGACACCCTGGGGCAGGTGCGCTCGCTGGCGGCGCAGCTGGAGATGTTGCCCGCCTCGCATCCGCGCCACGCGCAGGTGAAGGCCGCGCTGGAGAAGGCGGAAGGGGAGCTGACGCGGACGACGGGCTACACCCGCGCCACCGCGCCGCGCCCCGGCTCGCTGTGGCTGGACCCGCAGTTCCTGGCGAAGGAGCTGCCCAATGGCCAGGTCCACGCCAGCAAGTTCCCCACGGGCACGCCCGTGACGAAGCCGCCCTCCGCCATGAGCGTGGTGGCCGGCAACGACGCGGTGAAGGCCGCCGAGTACACCGCCTCCGTCGCCCGGAACCGCGCGGCGGCGGGCATGCCGGTGCAGGGCGGCGAGCCCATGGGCGTGCACCTGAGCCTGGAGGGCGGCGGCGGCAAGGGCAAGCGCTACGCGGCCATGTTCGCGGAGATGCGCGAGCTGGGCGTCGTCCCGGTGAGCCTGACGGGCACGTCCGCGGGCTCCATCGCCGCCGCGTTCGCCGCCACGGGCGCCACGCCGAAGCAGATTGAAGACGTGGCCAAGGACCCGCGCTTGGGCAAGCTGTATGACTTCGACCTGGACATGAAGGACGGAGGCCTGCTCAACGGCGAGGCCGCGTACCAGCTCTTCGACCAGAAGCTGCGCGAGCTGACCGGCATCACCGACCGGCCCGTCACCTTCGCGGACCTCAAGGTGCCGCTGCAGCTGGTGGCCGCCAAGGCCTACGACAGCGCGGTGCCGAACGGCGGCTTCAAGAGCGCGCAGGACCGCGTCTTCGTCTTCAGCCAGGAGACGACGCCGGACACGCCCGTGGCGCTCGCCATGCGCGCCTCCATGGCCATCCCCGGCGTCTTCGAGCCCGTGCAGATGGTCGACCCCGTCACCGGCCGGCAGATGCATCTGGTGGACGGCGGCACGCTGGACAACATGCCCATGGGCTACAACAAGAACGACCTGCCGCAGATTGGCGCGTCGCTCCAGAGCCGCGGCGGCACGCACCCGTCGAACGGCCAGGCCCAGCCCAAGCCCCTGCCCACCGGCCAGCTCGACACGGACGACGTGCTCTGGAACGGCTTCAACGGCCTGTCCCTGCTCAAGCAGAACGCCACCGAGGCCCAGGACTGGCGCGACAAGGCGAAGCCCGGCGCCAACCAGTTCATGGTCAGCCTGCCGACGTGGAACCTGGACAATCCCAAGCAAGGCAACAGCGTGCTGGGCTTCGGCTACGACGCGAAGGTGGACCCCACCCTGGACAAGCAGACGCGCCAGGTGACGCGCGACTTCCTGCGCGAGTTCATGGACGACATGAAGGTCCCCGGCTCGCGCGGCACCAACATGGTGACGCAGGTGCCCAAGGACCTGCGCTTCAACGAGACGGTGGACATCCGGGGCGAGAAGTTCCAGGTGAGCTACGACGGCGGAGACACCGTCACCGCCACCGCGCCCAATGGCAGACAAACCAACGTCCGCCTGGGCCAGAAGCAAATCGAATCCATCTGGCTGGATGGACAGACGTACCACGACTTCGGCTCACAGCTGTCTCACGTCCTCAGCGACGTGCGCAGCGTGCGCCCCTCGTGGTTCCCTTTCTGATTCCGGACGGTTCGCGCGGGCAAATCACGCTCTCGCTGAAACATTGAACCCCCAGACACCTTCACGCACCCGGGGCGCCTTGAGGCGCACCCGGGCGCTGTCGTTACGGTGTTTCACGTTCATCCCCCTGGGAGGTTTCGATGCAAGCGGAGCGAGGGCGGGCCTGGGTGCCCTGGCTGGTGACGGTGCTGGTGGTGCTGCTCGCGGGCGGCGTGCTGTATCTGGCGCACCGAGGCTCGGTGCAGGCACAGGCGCAGGCCGAGGAGGCGCGCAAGGCGGCGGACGAGGCCACCGCGCGCACCCGTGACGCGGAGGCGGCGCGCAAGCAGGCGGAGGAGAAGCTGGCGGCGCTGGAGACGGAGCACGCGAAGCTGACCACCGAGAAGCAGCAGCTCACGACGGAGAAGGACCAGCTGTCCCAGACGGTGCAGGAGCAGGAGGCGGAGCTGGCCAAGCTCAAGGCCACCTACGACGACCTGCAGGACAAGATGAAGGCGGAGATCTCCGAGGGCGCCATCAAGCTGTCGCAGGCGCAAGGCCGCATCCAGGTGGACCTGGTGGACAAGGTGCTCTTCGACTCCGGCGACGCGAGCATCAGCAAGCGCGGCCAGGAGGTCCTCAAGCGGCTGGGCGGTGTGCTGTCCAAGGTGGATGACAAGTCCATCCAGGTGTCGGGGCACACGGATGACTCGCCGCCGTCGCAGAAGCTGCAGGCCACCTTCCCCACCAACTGGGAGCTGTCCGTGGCGCGCGCCGTCAACGTGGTGCGCTTCCTCCAGGAGCAGGGCGGTGTGCCGTCCCGCCGGATGATCGCCGCGGGCTACGGCGAGACACGCCCCGTCTCCGCCAACGCCACCCCGCAGGGGCGCGCGCGCA
This window contains:
- a CDS encoding OmpA family protein, encoding MQAERGRAWVPWLVTVLVVLLAGGVLYLAHRGSVQAQAQAEEARKAADEATARTRDAEAARKQAEEKLAALETEHAKLTTEKQQLTTEKDQLSQTVQEQEAELAKLKATYDDLQDKMKAEISEGAIKLSQAQGRIQVDLVDKVLFDSGDASISKRGQEVLKRLGGVLSKVDDKSIQVSGHTDDSPPSQKLQATFPTNWELSVARAVNVVRFLQEQGGVPSRRMIAAGYGETRPVSANATPQGRARNRRIEVLLIPDLKAAKAPAKTARSQR
- a CDS encoding patatin-like phospholipase family protein; this translates as MSIKSLPSSTSSTTSAAARRPSESKPTQQAEAKKPGLLERMGEGVRHVASEANRLVDRFEAKLPKLSQLGLPSLGGAQDTPWAGITLTGKPLQIPLGKLLDVNLDDLRKVLERVVPPKIDDKQGKQLAAQTQGFRDTLGQVRSLAAQLEMLPASHPRHAQVKAALEKAEGELTRTTGYTRATAPRPGSLWLDPQFLAKELPNGQVHASKFPTGTPVTKPPSAMSVVAGNDAVKAAEYTASVARNRAAAGMPVQGGEPMGVHLSLEGGGGKGKRYAAMFAEMRELGVVPVSLTGTSAGSIAAAFAATGATPKQIEDVAKDPRLGKLYDFDLDMKDGGLLNGEAAYQLFDQKLRELTGITDRPVTFADLKVPLQLVAAKAYDSAVPNGGFKSAQDRVFVFSQETTPDTPVALAMRASMAIPGVFEPVQMVDPVTGRQMHLVDGGTLDNMPMGYNKNDLPQIGASLQSRGGTHPSNGQAQPKPLPTGQLDTDDVLWNGFNGLSLLKQNATEAQDWRDKAKPGANQFMVSLPTWNLDNPKQGNSVLGFGYDAKVDPTLDKQTRQVTRDFLREFMDDMKVPGSRGTNMVTQVPKDLRFNETVDIRGEKFQVSYDGGDTVTATAPNGRQTNVRLGQKQIESIWLDGQTYHDFGSQLSHVLSDVRSVRPSWFPF